Proteins found in one SAR202 cluster bacterium genomic segment:
- a CDS encoding pyridoxal-phosphate dependent enzyme produces the protein MSYKLFCVECGQQQDSSKYSLFCSKCQGLLEAKYDAPAKVSSRVLEGKSGLGRYVPTLPINNPANHVTLGEGNTPVYQLRKVGQALGLSDLWGKLEFFSPTGSFKDRGNAALVSALKDTGVKAVSEATGGNGGLSFAAYCAAGGVTFHAFIPDKNRNYLKSQAIAFHGAQVRWVKGPREEVYEAARKFAEDSGVLHLRYSKSIYFIEGQKTISYELPGQMNPMPDHIVIPVGNGSIHMGMYRGMKEMLEDGRIKKSPALHAVQAEETSPLVAAYEGKRWTAYEGESKSIANGITVKNPPRPSLVAQGCKKTGGRAVGLPDERIAHWQRFLAASEGLFVEAASATTIAGVEKLVKMGVIKPGQRVLAILTGLGIKEPFPHV, from the coding sequence ATGTCATACAAGCTATTTTGCGTCGAGTGCGGGCAACAGCAAGACAGTTCCAAATACAGTCTTTTCTGCTCGAAATGCCAGGGGCTTTTGGAGGCTAAGTACGATGCTCCGGCGAAAGTGTCATCGCGGGTGTTGGAAGGGAAGAGCGGCTTGGGTAGATATGTGCCGACGCTGCCGATAAACAACCCGGCCAACCACGTAACGTTAGGCGAGGGGAACACGCCGGTGTATCAGCTTCGCAAGGTGGGGCAGGCGCTGGGGCTGAGCGACCTGTGGGGGAAGCTGGAGTTTTTCAGCCCCACGGGGTCGTTCAAGGATAGGGGGAACGCGGCGCTGGTGTCGGCGCTGAAGGACACCGGGGTGAAGGCGGTGTCGGAGGCGACGGGAGGGAACGGAGGGTTGTCCTTTGCGGCCTACTGCGCGGCGGGAGGAGTCACATTTCACGCCTTTATTCCAGACAAGAACCGCAATTATTTGAAGTCGCAGGCGATTGCCTTTCACGGGGCGCAGGTGCGGTGGGTCAAGGGGCCTCGCGAGGAGGTGTACGAGGCGGCGCGAAAGTTTGCCGAGGACAGCGGCGTGCTGCATCTTCGATATAGCAAGAGCATCTACTTCATCGAGGGCCAGAAGACGATATCGTACGAGCTGCCGGGGCAGATGAACCCGATGCCGGACCACATCGTTATACCGGTGGGGAACGGGTCGATACACATGGGGATGTATCGAGGGATGAAGGAGATGTTGGAGGACGGACGCATTAAGAAGTCGCCGGCGTTACACGCGGTGCAGGCGGAAGAGACGTCGCCACTGGTGGCGGCGTACGAGGGGAAGCGGTGGACGGCTTACGAGGGGGAGTCGAAGAGCATCGCCAACGGGATTACGGTGAAGAACCCGCCCCGGCCCAGCCTGGTGGCGCAGGGGTGCAAGAAGACGGGAGGACGGGCCGTGGGACTGCCGGACGAGCGTATTGCCCACTGGCAGCGATTTTTGGCGGCCAGCGAGGGGTTGTTTGTGGAGGCGGCGTCGGCGACGACGATTGCGGGGGTGGAGAAGCTGGTGAAGATGGGGGTTATCAAGCCGGGGCAGCGGGTGCTGGCGATACTGACAGGGCTGGGGATTAAGGAGCCGTTCCCGCACGTGTAG
- a CDS encoding PQQ-dependent sugar dehydrogenase: MKFRGKVWIAIMATAFILLTSCDTESTTVPTDTPIPGATATPSPTFTMTPVPTNTGTLVPTQTMTPTATAAPSPTATMTATPMPSRGIRVEAVAGDLDTPWALAFAPDGRMFVTERGGNIKVVQNGQVRQYFEVEGVVEESESGLLGIALDPEFHTTRHLFVYHSYRGEDDGLENRVVRLRDTGQTAVEPTVILDGIPGARIHDGGRIKFGPDGMLYIAAGDAAFAESAQDVDSLAGKILRIRKDGSVPPDNPLAGSPAYSYGHRNPQGLAWHPVTGQLFATEHGQSATDEVNLILPGRNYGWPTARGDGHGAPYQAPLLHSGNTTWAPSGAAIYPVEGGVLPPEWSGLVVYAGLVGQRLRWIELSAPGYNTVRNHGDLFVREYGRLREVVVGPDGFIYFTTNNRDGRGSPQPGDDKILRIVPAS; encoded by the coding sequence ATGAAGTTTCGAGGGAAAGTATGGATAGCGATCATGGCTACGGCTTTTATCCTCCTTACCTCATGCGACACTGAATCGACGACTGTCCCGACGGACACGCCCATCCCTGGAGCGACGGCGACGCCATCGCCGACTTTTACGATGACGCCTGTGCCCACCAACACCGGCACACTTGTACCTACACAGACCATGACGCCGACGGCGACAGCCGCGCCCTCGCCGACGGCTACGATGACGGCTACGCCGATGCCGTCGAGGGGGATAAGGGTGGAGGCGGTGGCGGGGGACCTGGACACGCCGTGGGCGCTGGCTTTCGCGCCGGACGGCCGAATGTTTGTCACGGAGCGCGGTGGCAATATCAAGGTGGTGCAAAACGGACAGGTGCGCCAGTATTTTGAGGTGGAGGGGGTAGTAGAGGAGAGCGAGTCCGGGCTGCTGGGGATAGCGCTGGACCCGGAGTTCCATACGACGCGACACTTGTTTGTTTATCACAGCTATCGTGGAGAGGATGATGGGCTGGAGAACCGGGTGGTGCGGCTCAGGGACACGGGGCAGACGGCGGTGGAGCCTACGGTGATACTGGACGGCATACCGGGGGCGAGGATACATGACGGAGGGCGGATAAAATTCGGACCGGATGGGATGCTGTACATTGCCGCCGGCGACGCCGCTTTTGCTGAATCGGCCCAGGACGTGGACTCGCTGGCGGGAAAGATATTGCGGATAAGGAAGGATGGTTCGGTCCCGCCGGACAACCCGTTGGCGGGATCGCCGGCGTATTCCTATGGACACCGCAATCCCCAAGGGCTGGCATGGCATCCGGTCACGGGGCAGCTATTCGCCACGGAGCATGGACAGTCGGCCACGGACGAAGTGAACCTGATACTGCCTGGTAGGAATTACGGATGGCCGACGGCAAGGGGAGACGGGCATGGAGCGCCGTACCAGGCGCCATTGCTGCACAGTGGGAACACAACGTGGGCGCCATCTGGGGCGGCTATTTATCCTGTGGAAGGCGGGGTGCTGCCGCCCGAGTGGTCGGGGCTGGTGGTGTACGCCGGGCTGGTGGGGCAGCGGCTGCGGTGGATCGAGCTGTCGGCGCCGGGGTATAACACGGTGCGGAACCACGGGGACCTGTTCGTGAGGGAGTACGGGCGGCTGAGGGAGGTGGTGGTAGGGCCGGACGGGTTTATCTACTTCACCACCAACAATCGGGACGGCAGGGGGTCGCCGCAGCCCGGGGATGATAAGATACTGCGGATTGTGCCGGCGTCATAA